Proteins found in one Verrucomicrobiia bacterium genomic segment:
- a CDS encoding helix-turn-helix domain-containing protein: MMTESSNVCTPPAPLATQPRRPRPLGDGYDEMLTKKELAAKLKVTLRTIENWQRAGHLPFIKISSVVLFDWAEVRESLHTNFKVCRRGAIRPRLGT; this comes from the coding sequence ATGATGACCGAATCAAGCAATGTCTGCACCCCGCCAGCGCCGCTGGCAACTCAACCGCGTCGTCCCCGTCCGCTCGGCGATGGCTACGACGAGATGCTCACCAAGAAGGAACTGGCCGCCAAGTTAAAGGTAACGTTGCGCACAATCGAGAACTGGCAGCGCGCCGGCCATCTGCCGTTCATCAAAATTTCCTCCGTGGTGCTTTTTGATTGGGCCGAAGTCCGCGAAAGCCTTCACACGAATTTCAAAGTCTGCCGGCGCGGTGCGATTC
- a CDS encoding helix-turn-helix transcriptional regulator has protein sequence MKAARVLKGMTQLQLADKVGTKEIEISRIETGRAVPEASLKQRIADALGKPTFELFDA, from the coding sequence ATGAAAGCGGCGCGGGTGCTGAAAGGGATGACCCAACTGCAACTCGCGGACAAGGTCGGCACGAAAGAGATCGAGATTTCCCGAATCGAAACCGGTCGGGCCGTGCCGGAAGCGAGCCTTAAGCAACGCATCGCCGATGCGTTGGGCAAACCCACGTTTGAACTCTTCGACGCTTAA